A stretch of the Euzebyales bacterium genome encodes the following:
- a CDS encoding sulfite oxidase-like oxidoreductase: MTGFLSRGFGGRRRVPEEYADRLPPGQYVETGFPVLTAGVTPRVGVDDWELRIDGMVAEPRTWTAQQFRELPFETVRTDLHCVTKWSKFDTTFRGVSLDVLLDEVEPLGGYAMAHSYGGYTTNLPVEDLTGGRAWIVTEYEGEPLPRAHGGPVRLLVPHLYLWKSAKWVAGLRIMDHDEPGFWEANGYHNRGDPWRQERYWND; the protein is encoded by the coding sequence ATGACGGGCTTTCTCTCCCGCGGGTTCGGCGGACGTCGGCGTGTGCCGGAGGAGTACGCGGACCGGCTGCCACCCGGGCAGTACGTCGAGACGGGCTTCCCGGTGCTGACGGCCGGTGTGACACCGCGGGTCGGCGTGGACGACTGGGAGCTGCGGATCGACGGCATGGTCGCCGAGCCGCGCACGTGGACGGCACAGCAGTTCCGCGAGTTGCCGTTCGAGACCGTGCGCACGGACCTGCACTGTGTGACCAAGTGGTCGAAGTTCGACACGACGTTCCGCGGCGTGTCCCTGGACGTGCTGCTCGACGAGGTCGAACCCCTCGGCGGCTACGCGATGGCGCACTCGTACGGCGGCTACACGACGAACCTCCCGGTCGAGGACCTGACCGGTGGCCGGGCGTGGATCGTCACGGAGTACGAGGGCGAGCCGCTGCCACGGGCCCACGGGGGTCCGGTCCGGCTGCTGGTCCCGCACCTGTACCTGTGGAAGAGTGCGAAATGGGTCGCCGGCCTGCGGATCATGGACCACGACGAACCGGGCTTCTGGGAGGCCAACGGCTACCACAACCGCGGCGACCCGTGGAGGCAGGAGCGGTATTGGAACGACTGA
- a CDS encoding ferredoxin reductase has protein sequence MERLNTVAPRAPGRWQIGTVSAIRHETPRVKTFRIELPLWMPHLPGQHYDVRLTAPDGYQAQRSYSVGSSPLDAGGVELTIDRLDEGEVSTYFHEVVEVGDQVEVRGPFASYFVWRGESPALLVGGGSGVVPLMAMLRHRRRTMPDAPMRLVYSVRSAVDVIYADELGDETLLTFTRQAPAGWTGHTSRVDAELLARTGITSGTAFVCGSHGFVEAAADLLVDGGFDPAAVRTERFGPTG, from the coding sequence TTGGAACGACTGAACACCGTCGCGCCGCGGGCGCCTGGCCGGTGGCAGATCGGAACCGTGTCGGCGATCCGCCACGAGACGCCGCGGGTCAAGACCTTCCGTATCGAGCTGCCGCTGTGGATGCCGCACCTTCCGGGGCAGCACTACGATGTCCGTCTGACTGCCCCGGACGGCTACCAGGCGCAGCGGTCGTACTCGGTGGGTTCATCGCCGCTGGACGCCGGGGGCGTCGAGCTGACGATCGACCGGCTCGACGAGGGCGAGGTGTCGACGTACTTCCACGAGGTCGTGGAAGTGGGCGACCAGGTCGAGGTCCGCGGCCCGTTCGCCTCGTACTTCGTGTGGCGCGGTGAGTCGCCCGCGCTGCTCGTGGGTGGAGGCTCGGGTGTGGTGCCGCTCATGGCGATGCTGCGGCACAGGCGACGGACGATGCCCGATGCGCCCATGCGGCTCGTCTACTCGGTCCGCTCCGCTGTGGACGTGATCTACGCCGATGAGCTGGGTGACGAGACGCTGCTGACGTTCACACGACAGGCACCCGCCGGCTGGACGGGACACACGAGCCGCGTCGACGCCGAGCTGCTTGCGCGGACCGGCATCACGTCCGGGACGGCGTTCGTCTGTGGTTCGCACGGGTTCGTCGAGGCCGCCGCAGATCTGCTCGTCGACGGCGGCTTCGACCCGGCCGCGGTCCGGACCGAGCGCTTCGGTCCCACCGGCTGA
- a CDS encoding archease yields MPHTADVIVEAWGPTRDACLRHAVLGLVATFADVGDVTASASVPRSFPADSGENLLVALLEEVLYLLDAEDRVPVDVAVTAAADGGLHGEFHVASAAAVDQRGAVPKAITHHGMELRRNAGAWRCRVTVDV; encoded by the coding sequence TTGCCGCACACCGCCGACGTCATCGTCGAGGCGTGGGGGCCGACCCGCGATGCCTGCCTGCGTCACGCCGTGCTGGGCCTCGTCGCGACCTTCGCGGACGTCGGCGACGTCACCGCGTCAGCCAGCGTGCCGCGCTCCTTCCCGGCAGACAGCGGGGAGAACCTTCTGGTCGCCCTGCTCGAAGAGGTCTTGTACCTGCTCGACGCCGAGGACCGGGTGCCGGTCGACGTCGCCGTCACGGCGGCTGCCGACGGCGGTCTGCACGGCGAGTTCCACGTTGCGTCCGCCGCCGCCGTTGACCAGCGCGGAGCCGTTCCCAAAGCGATCACCCACCACGGAATGGAACTGCGGCGCAACGCCGGGGCCTGGCGCTGCCGGGTCACGGTCGACGTGTGA
- a CDS encoding TetR family transcriptional regulator: MAPRTDVEATTERPRIPLSRGRVLRAAVDVADRGGLEALTMRRLAQELGVEAMSLYHHVANKEAVLDGVIEVVVGEILEGVDRADAPAPDDDWQSAMRARIVAAREVLLRHPWAPRLLETRTTMSPMEPIIPSLWRDEMTRLAVPMIAVQSHTVAAFTRRP; the protein is encoded by the coding sequence ATGGCTCCGCGCACCGACGTCGAAGCGACGACCGAACGGCCCCGGATCCCGCTGAGCCGGGGACGGGTGTTGCGCGCCGCCGTGGACGTCGCCGATCGCGGCGGGCTCGAGGCGCTGACGATGCGCCGGCTCGCCCAGGAGCTCGGGGTCGAGGCGATGTCGCTGTACCACCATGTCGCGAACAAGGAGGCGGTCCTCGACGGCGTCATTGAGGTCGTCGTCGGCGAGATCCTCGAGGGCGTGGATCGTGCGGATGCGCCGGCTCCGGACGACGACTGGCAGTCGGCGATGCGTGCGCGGATCGTCGCCGCCCGCGAGGTGCTCCTGCGCCACCCCTGGGCCCCCCGTCTGCTCGAGACGCGGACCACGATGAGCCCGATGGAACCTATCATTCCATCGTTATGGCGGGATGAGATGACACGCCTTGCCGTCCCGATGATCGCCGTTCAATCTCACACGGTTGCGGCGTTCACACGTCGACCGTGA